In Vicia villosa cultivar HV-30 ecotype Madison, WI unplaced genomic scaffold, Vvil1.0 ctg.000393F_1_1, whole genome shotgun sequence, a single genomic region encodes these proteins:
- the LOC131627661 gene encoding uncharacterized protein LOC131627661: protein MARATGLLPLFSTTMVIMIILFLGLEKAIGENVKMDTAKYSTTRGSWVPLNYRLTEMLKPCTDNFIGACVPGTDDDASCFSRCKQSGDEKGGFCKTLRYKEPAPHNFCHCYC, encoded by the exons ATGGCTAGGGCAACTGGACTACTTCCACTCTTTTCTACCACCATGGTGATCATGATCATCCTATTCTTAG GTTTGGAGAAAGCTATTGGTGAGAATGTCAAAATGGATACTGCTAAATATTCAACAACAAGAGGTTCTTGGGTGCCATTGAATTATCGACTGACTGAGATGTTGAAACCATGTACTGACAACTTTATTGGAGCATGTGTTCCTGGTACTGATGATGATGCTTCTTGTTTCAGTCGTTGCAAACAATCCGGTGATGAAAAAGGAGGCTTTTGCAAAACTCTTCGTTACAAAGAACCAGCACCACATAACTTTTGCCATTGCTATTGTTAG